In Streptomyces sp. NBC_00344, the genomic window GTCGATCCACACCTCCCGCCCGTCCCGCAGTGACTCGATGTACTCCTGGCCGGACCTGGTCAACTTTTCTCCTCAAGAGACGGGCACCCCGCTTCGCCGAGCCTGTCCCCCGGCGGCGACCCGGGGCAATGAACGACCGTCCAGCGGTCCTTAAGAACCGGCCAGCCCCGCAGTGCAGGTGGTGCGGTACTCCCCCGGGGTCTTTCCGAACCATTTACGGAAGGCGAGATGGAAGCCCACCGCACTGCGGTAGCCGACCCGTTCGGGCACGGACGACTGCGGCAGCGACGTCTCACCCAGCAGCCGTACCGCCTCCTGCATCCGCCGGCCGGTCAGATGCCGGGCGGGGGCCTCTCCCACCAGGGACCGGAAGGCAGCGGTGAACGCCGAACGTGACATCCCCGCCTCCCGGGCCAGGCTCTCCACCGTCCACGGCTCGGCGAACCGGGTGGCGATGATCACCATGGCCTTGCTGATCCCCGGGTGGCCCAGCACCGGCAGCGCCGCGGGAGACGACGACAGCTCGCGCAGCAACGGACGCATCGCGAGCACCAGTGCCATCTCGAAGGCCCGTAGCGTGATGAGCCGGTCGCCCGGCGCGGTGGGGCGGTCGGTAGCGGCGAGCAGTGCGAGGGTGTCGCCGAGGAGGGGCTCCCTGCTGACCTGGGAGCCGTCGAGAACCAGCACCCAGGGCAGCGCTCTGTAGAGCCCGGTGGCCGCGCTGGCGTCGTAGTGGAGACCGGCGCAGAGCAGCCGGCTGCGCGCTCCGGTGCCCTCGATCCGGATCTCCCCTGAGGTGCC contains:
- a CDS encoding AraC family transcriptional regulator, which gives rise to MEIPGGDDLIGELLRPLRLTGVFDSRWHVNAPWAIEGDAESSCAVLHYIVEGGCWITGEGHQPLQLRAGDLAFFPTGIAHRLSDRPDRQGLPLRAVLPRRTPGTSGEIRIEGTGARSRLLCAGLHYDASAATGLYRALPWVLVLDGSQVSREPLLGDTLALLAATDRPTAPGDRLITLRAFEMALVLAMRPLLRELSSSPAALPVLGHPGISKAMVIIATRFAEPWTVESLAREAGMSRSAFTAAFRSLVGEAPARHLTGRRMQEAVRLLGETSLPQSSVPERVGYRSAVGFHLAFRKWFGKTPGEYRTTCTAGLAGS